The proteins below come from a single Kryptolebias marmoratus isolate JLee-2015 linkage group LG12, ASM164957v2, whole genome shotgun sequence genomic window:
- the LOC108239208 gene encoding GTPase IMAP family member 8-like, protein MSGQRDVPPDLRIVLIGGSELNGCPSGKSSAGNIILGQSVFDTSRRTAQSEARQQEVLSRHVTVVDTPGWWWIYTLQHTTKLDQIEIQKSVHLCPPGPHAFLLVIPNDLYLYPYVQPSLKQHLDLFSADVFSHTIVLFTAAAPCRDENIEFRIKRSPTLQWILQQCGNRKHVLNIRDREDRAQVKMLFEKIDAMLADNRGRHYSVDGAHGNALREEMKVWAEGASKRFDQVQKQRKELRALIEGGKIPPEHFRLVIIGPRRSAKSSAGNTILGKMPFDINNGGRRTTCCKISHSLVADRRLTVVDSPGWIFNHTLQETSEMDKVEIENSMNLCPPGPHAVLLGIELSTAVNATDLRSVQEHMSLFSEEIWKHTIVLFARGDWLGVKTVEERIESDEGLQWMVNKCENRYHVLNNKDHSDKTQVEELLDKIEEMWAGNENPYYEVDPSRAAEIEAKKEAGDKKAKRIKEITGRQSRVLKELFEDTKQSVTDMKIILVGQKCSGKSMTGNMILFNERFDLNFDISRLQKDIQDQRRPAACVKHEGRFDGVKVTVVETPGWFRDTTPPDWIKEEVSHGVSMCAPGPHVVLLVVPVLTSFTEKDLKDLVEVLRPFTDRVWRHCMVLFTMGDFLNERPVEDYIVREGRSIQELLEKCGNRYHLLNYWHFGDPAPIKELFQNIIDLVTRNKGCFTTKDKQRTFQKLPQQKTMTEEEWNRREQQLIERVMKALEKEPEKQTVPSMKVAHSMDEGHIPDLSGDVASESGSISELRTQRAHDHVAEWLMKS, encoded by the exons ATGTCAGGACAAAGAGATGTCCCTCCAGACTTGAGGATTGTGTTGATTGGAGGAAGTGAATTAAATGGATGCCCCAGTGGTAAAAGCTCAGCTGGGAACATCATACTGGGTCAAAGTGTTTTTGACACCAGCAGAAGAACAGCTCAGAGTGAAGCGAGGCAGCAGGAAGTACTCAGCAGACATGTCACAGTCGTTGATACTCCAGGATGGTGGTGGATATATACACTACAGCACACCACAAAACTGGATCAGATAGAAATCCAGAAAAGTGTCCATCTGTGTCCCCCAGGACCTCATGCTTTTCTTCTCGTCATTCCtaatgatttatatttatatccGTATGTTCAACCATCACTAAAGCAACACCTGGATCTGTTCAGTGCAGACGTGTTCAGTCACACCATCGTGTTGTTCACTGCAGCAGCTCCATGTAGAGATGAAAACATAGAATTCAGAATCAAAAGAAGCCCAACGCTGCAGTGGATTCTTCAACAatgtggaaacagaaaacatgttctcaacatcagagacagagaggacagagctCAAGTCAAGAtgctttttgagaaaattgatgCAATGCTTGCAGACAACAGAGGCAGACATTATTCTGTTGATGGAGCTCATGGAAATGCTCTGAGAGAAGAGATGAAGGTTTGGGCTGAAGGAGCATCAAAAAGGTTTGATCAAGTGCAGAAACAAAGGAAGGAACTCAGAGCTCTGATTGAAG GTGGAAAAATCCCACCAGAACATTTCAGACTGGTGATAATTGGTCCTCGCAGGTCAGCCAAAAGCTCTGCAGGCAACACCATTCTGGGAAAAATGCCATTTGATATAAATAATGGTGGCAGAAGAACAACATGCTGTAAAATAAGTCACAGTTTGGTCGCAGACAGACGACTGACGGTGGTTGATTCTCCTGGATGGATCTTCAACCACACCCTTCAGGAAACCAGTGAGATGGACAAAGTTGAAATAGAGAACAGCATGAATCTGTGTCCCCCAGGACCACACGCAGTGCTGCTTGGGATTGAATTGTCAACTGCAGTCAATGCAACAGATCTGAGATCTGTTCAGGAACACATGAGTCTGTTTAGTGAAGAAATCTGGAAACACACAATTGTTCTGTTTGCCAGAGGAGACTGGCTTGGAGTGAAGACTGTGGAGGAGCGTATAGAGAGTGATGAAGGTCTGCAGTGGATGGTGAACAAGTGTGAGAACAGGTATCATGTCCTGAACAACAAGGACCACAGTGATAAGACTCAGGTAGAGGAGCTCCTGGATAAGATCGAAGAGATGTGGGCAGGAAATGAAAATCCTTATTATGAAGTCGACCCGAGCCGAGCAGCAGAAATAGAAGCCAAGAAAGAAGCTGGAGACAAGAAGGCCAAAAGGATCAAGGAGATCACTGGAAGACAGTCAAGAGTCCTGAAAGAGCTGTTTGAAG ACACAAAACAGTCAGTCACCGACATGAAGATCATTCTTGTTGGCCAAAAATGTTCAGGAAAGAGTATGACAGGAAATATGATTCTTTTCAATGAGAGATTTGACCTTAATTTTGACATCAGTCGGCTGCAGAAG GACATCCAGGATCAGAGAAGACCTGCAGCCTGTGTGAAACATGAAGGAAGGTTTGATGGAGTCAAAGTGACGGTTGTAGAAACACCAGGCTGGTTCAGAGACACGACACCACCTGACTGGATCAAAGAGGAAGTTTCCCACGGTGTCTCCATGTGTGCTCCGGGGCCTCATGTTGTTCTCCTGGTTGTTCCAGTCCTCACATCATTTACAGAGAAAGATCTCAAAGATCTGGTGGAGGTCTTGCGGCCGTTTACAGACAGAGTGTGGAGACACTGCATGGTGCTGTTTACCATGGGAGACTTTCTCAATGAACGACCTGTTGAGGACTACATCGTCAGAGAGGGCAGATCCATCCAGGAGCTTTTGGAAAAGTGTGGCAACAGATACCATCTTCTCAACTACTGGCATTTTGGTGATCCTGCTCCAATCAAAGAGCTGTTCCAAAACATTATTGATCTGGTAACAAGAAACAAAGGATGCTTCACaactaaagacaaacaaagaacatttcagaaattacctcagcaaaaaacaatgacagaagAGGAATGGAACAGGAGGGAGCAGCAGCTGATAGAGAGAGTGATGAAAGCTTTAGAGAAGGAACCAGAGAAACAAACTGTTCCCTCTATGAAGGTGGCACACAGCATGGATGAAGGTCACATTCCTGACT tgaGCGGAGATGTTGCCTCAGAATCTGGGAGCATTTCAGAGCTCAGGACCCAACGAGCTCATGACCACGTCGCTGAATGGTTGATGAAGAGTTAA